The DNA region GATAAATATGAGTGGTATTATACAATGTATAATTTTCAAGAAATGAAACCGGCAGTATCATATTCGTCTTTTGTACAAGATAAAAGATGGCTACCGACGGTAGAAAATGGGCAGCTTTCAGGAACAACTGGTTTAGGTCTAAGGGTTGAAGCTATTAAGATTAATGTATCCGGATTAGCAAGTGGTATTTCGGGCGGAATAGCATATAGTACTCATGTTCAAGATATTGGTTGGCAGCCAGAGGTATCAAACGGACAAATGGCAGGAACCAATGGTAAAAAGTTACGAGTTGAGGCGATAAAGATTAGGCTTACTGGAGATCTTTCAAAAAAATATTCAGTTCAATACAGAACCCATGTTCAAGATATTGGTTGGACTGCGTATTCTAAAGATAATCAAATGTCTGGAACTAGTGGAAAAAAACTTCGAATAGAAGCACTTGAAATAAAACTTGTCAAAAAATAAAATTTGATATCTTAAGGCTTTGAAGGTATGAGTATATTCTTATACCTTCTTTTTGTTTGTTCAATAGAGTTGTTCAAAATAAAGATTCAGGATAGAGAATTTCTCTATCCTATTTTGTGTGTTAAAGCATCTATACCAAAAACATTGGTTTTTGGCATAGCAAAAAGGAGGGGAAACATCATGAAAAAATTCAGGGTGTTTTCTTTAACTCAAAAACATTAATTGAAGACAGAATATCAGGTGGAGTAATACTTTCATCATCTTAGACTGTGTCAAAAAAAGAAGAATAGTCTCTTTGATAGTCTCAATTTTTTTGTATAAAAATTGATGAGTTGTAAAAAAAGTCAAGAGTCAAAAAGTAAACTTCACTCAAAAGCTAATGAAAGAATCTTGATAAAATTTTTTGATACTATATTTACAAGGTCAGATACTTAATTAATTTCATGGTAGAAAGGAAGGGAATAGATGAGGAAATATAGTTTATTGATATATGGATTACTACTAGTACTCTTTTTAGGAATAACTAACACCGTATATGCAACACCGCCTTCAACGCTGTCTTATACAGCAACAATGATACCAGCCAAAAATCAAATCGATGAAAAAAAGTCGTATTTTGATTTATTAGTTACTCCAGGAGAAGAGCAACAAGTAGCCATTAAACTTAATAATGCAAGTGACAAGATGATTAAACTAAAAGTTAGTCCAAACACGGCTAAAACTACGTCAAATGGAACTGTTGACTATTCCGGAATGGAATTAGAGAATACACCTAACTTAATAGCATCGTTTGAAGAGATTACCTCTAAGGAACAAATTGTTGAACTGGCTGGAAATTCTGAAAAGGTTGTTACTTTTACTATTAAAATACCAAAAAAGCCATTTGAAGGAATTATTTTGGGCGGTTTCTATATTCAAGAAATTGATGAGGAAGAAACTGTAAGTTCAAAGGAAGGAATACATATAGCGAATCAATTTTCAATGATTATTGGATGTCAAATGCGAATGTCAG from Enterococcus sp. 9D6_DIV0238 includes:
- a CDS encoding DUF916 domain-containing protein; translation: MRKYSLLIYGLLLVLFLGITNTVYATPPSTLSYTATMIPAKNQIDEKKSYFDLLVTPGEEQQVAIKLNNASDKMIKLKVSPNTAKTTSNGTVDYSGMELENTPNLIASFEEITSKEQIVELAGNSEKVVTFTIKIPKKPFEGIILGGFYIQEIDEEETVSSKEGIHIANQFSMIIGCQMRMSEESVKKNFSLEKIYLDNYGGYFTVVTDIHNNASQLISFYSLLGEIQNDQGETIHKFRKDTFSMAPNSIFSLPERIDNSKLDPGEYVMKIDIHSRGEEQWKLQKKFTIQSDAKDKVLEKSIDRKKTQINWLLLTIVLIISITVLLILIQLKKHKN